TGTAGCGTTTTCGGTTTATTCGTTTCCACTTTTGTTAATGACTTCGTCCCAACAGAATTGTCCAATAATGTTGTGTTGTATGAATTTcttatcaatttcttttcttgaaataGATTGTTGTATAAGTGGCTGGCCTCAAACACGAAttacttttgttttgtgaattttaatgttgttttcataattttatgcGGATGAAGTGGAATGTTTTGGCTGGCCTCAAACACGATTGTCTAGTTCGAGTTTTCTCGACTGACTTGATAATTTGGGTGTAAAAAATTGCTTCACAATTGTGAGTGAAGTGCGATTGTGCTAAATGGATTCATGCTTTGCTGGAGAGTTCATGAGATTTTGATGGAGTTATATATGATTCCACTGAAAATTTGGCATTTGAGTTTCTTTCTCTATCAACTTCTTTCAGGAAAGGTGTACAAAGACATTGTAGGGAGTGCTTATTACGTCGCCCCTGAAGTATTACGTCGTAGATATGGGAAAGAAATTGACATTTGGAGTGCTGGAGTCATGTTGTACATACTACTCAGTGGTGTACCTCCATTTTGGGCAGGTAAAAGAGAGAATCGTGCTCCTTATAAAGAACATccttttgcattttctttttcccgaAAACGCCAGGCATTGCTGTGAATAACATGATCCTTATTGCAGAAACTGAGAAGGGCATATTCGATTCAATATTGCAAGGACATCTCGACTTTGAAACTGATCCATGGCCGAAAATTTCTAACAGTGCCAAGGACCTAGTGAAGAAGATGTTAAATCCAGACGCATCCAAAAGGCTTACGTCGGCTCAGGTTCTTGGTAAGTCTTTATGTTGCCGTGAATGCTTTCTTGATACCTAAATGAAATCCACAAATTGGTATACGAATCTGTTGCGTCTAACTGGGTCGGACATTGTCTATCGTATTTAGAGCATCCATGGTTGAGAGAAGGCGGAGATGCATCTGATAAGCCAATAGACAGTGCAGTATTTACAAGGCTCAAGCAATTTAGAGCTATGAACAAACTGAAGAAACTTGCTCTGAAGGTGATCTGCCTTACTTATTCGGGGGGTTGTGGATTACGAGTTCTCGGTGACGATATTAACAGGTAGTTTGTGAAACAATTGCAGGTTATAGCTGAAAATCTATCTGAGGAAGAGATTCAAGGCCTGAAGTCAATGTTCATGAACATGGATACTGACAAGAGTGGAACCATCACTTATGCAGAACTGAAGTCTGGACTGGCCCGGCTTGGCTCAACACTAAGTGAGGCTGAGGTCAAACAACTTATGGAAGCGGTAATATATCGATCACCCAAAGTTTCTTATTCATTCTTTCCTCACATTAACTGAGAGTAACGTGGTTCGTGGTTTCAGGCCGACGTGGATGGAAACGGTACAATCGATTACATCGAATTCATCACTGCTACGATGCATAGATACAAGCTAGAAAAAGAGGAACATCTTTACAAAGCCTTCCAGCATTTTGACAAGGACAACAGTGGGTCAGTGTCTCATTCATTCAagaatatacatatatataagcATCCATCATCGTTTCGAAACGACTAACTTCAGGTTATGTTCTTATTGTTTCAGTTATATCACAAGAGAGGAACTGAGAGCTGCAATGAAAGATTACGGGATGGGCGACGAAGAGACCATTAACGAAATCATATCTGAAGTCGATGCAGACAATGTAAGTTGGTTCGTGGTTAGAGTTCT
This genomic window from Cucurbita pepo subsp. pepo cultivar mu-cu-16 chromosome LG01, ASM280686v2, whole genome shotgun sequence contains:
- the LOC111805136 gene encoding calcium-dependent protein kinase 2-like, which codes for MGICTSKGKYSPQYDRYENQAKAPAQHAHRSPENYHPEATAAKSSGPPKSPRHNILRSDTILGKPFEDVKLHYTIGKELGRGQFGVTYLCTENSSGKQYACKSISKRKLVTKNDKDDIRREIHIMQHLSGQPNIVEFKGAYEDKQSVHLIMELCAGGELFDRIIAKGHYSEKAAASICRSIVNVVHICHFMGVMHRDLKPENFLLASKEENAMLKATDFGLSVFIEEGKVYKDIVGSAYYVAPEVLRRRYGKEIDIWSAGVMLYILLSGVPPFWAETEKGIFDSILQGHLDFETDPWPKISNSAKDLVKKMLNPDASKRLTSAQVLEHPWLREGGDASDKPIDSAVFTRLKQFRAMNKLKKLALKVIAENLSEEEIQGLKSMFMNMDTDKSGTITYAELKSGLARLGSTLSEAEVKQLMEAADVDGNGTIDYIEFITATMHRYKLEKEEHLYKAFQHFDKDNSGYITREELRAAMKDYGMGDEETINEIISEVDADNDGRINYDEFCTMMRSGTQQVKLF